The sequence below is a genomic window from Flavobacterium sediminilitoris.
AATTTGGTTGTATCCATTTTCACTTAATGTGTCTTTTTGAACTATAAAGGCGTTGTTTAATACCTTTAAAGAATCTAATTTTTCTGTTTTATTGTTTCCTATTAGGTGCATTACATCACCAGTCATTTGATTGTCATTATTCCATAGAACAGGTTTGCCTATTAATTGTGTAATCCCTGTTTTGTTGTTAGAATGTATAGAGTCACATTTTCCGCTCATGTCTGTTTTATAAAAACGTACATTATTAAAAGCTCTTATTACTCTATCTTCTGGTGGACCGGTTACTAATATCTTTTTTCCATGCATGTATAGAGAATCGTTTTCTACTTTCGTAATAACAACTGCTCTTTTGGTTAAAATAATGGAATCTTTTCTGGTTTGAGTATTACGATACATTTCAGCATAATGACCTTTTGCAACCATATTGTTTATAGTATCTGTAATCTTTACATTGTTTATGCCTTTTGAAAAGTTCCTTTTTTGATCATAATATAAATCGTCTCCTTCTATAATTTTATTATTATAAGTTATTTTACTATTTTTTTGAAGTTTTCCAACATCATTTTTAGTGTCATAAAATCCATTTTCTGTATAAATAACATTGTCATTACTGGTTATGGTTGATGGTCCGAAAACGTATGCATGACCAGAGTTTTCATAATAGTCTAAATGATTTGTTTTAATTGTGCTTTTAGGGTTTGTAACTGTAACAGCAGATGTAAATTGATACTTTTTTGAGTTTAAGAAATATCTTCCAGATTTGCTTTTTAAGGTGTTTTCTTTATTAACAATGGTTCCATAGCTATTGTAATAAGCTATTTGTTTTTTCTTGTCAAAGAAAATAGTGTCAGTTGTTAAAGTTGATTCAGGAGAATGAAGGTTTACATCTCCAGTTGCAAAAGCAAATTCATCTTTTCCGTCATATTCTGCATATCGACTGTTCATTGTTATGGTATCACCTTGATTGATTTGTACATTTCCAAAGGCTTTTACGTAGTTTTCCTCTGTGAAGTAATAGGCTTTGTTACAGTTGATTTTTGTACCATTATGCAATACTCTTACATTTCCTGTGAAAACAGTTGCTCCAGGTATTTCATATTGGTTCATGTCAATAAAATCAGAATGTTCAATTATGATTTTTTTTGTTTGTTCCTTTTCTGTTAGATCTGTCTTTTTTCCTTTTTCTTGCGCGTTTGTAAGTGTTCCAAACAGTAAAAAGCAAATAATATAGTACGCTATTTTTTTCAACTGAATTTATTTTGTGTCAAAAATAAGTAAAAAGTAGAATAAGACTTCTCTATTAAGATTTTTTTATAATAAAAAACGCTTTCTCTTTTGAAAGCGTTTTAATTTAATTTATTTGGTA
It includes:
- a CDS encoding OstA-like protein; the encoded protein is MKKIAYYIICFLLFGTLTNAQEKGKKTDLTEKEQTKKIIIEHSDFIDMNQYEIPGATVFTGNVRVLHNGTKINCNKAYYFTEENYVKAFGNVQINQGDTITMNSRYAEYDGKDEFAFATGDVNLHSPESTLTTDTIFFDKKKQIAYYNSYGTIVNKENTLKSKSGRYFLNSKKYQFTSAVTVTNPKSTIKTNHLDYYENSGHAYVFGPSTITSNDNVIYTENGFYDTKNDVGKLQKNSKITYNNKIIEGDDLYYDQKRNFSKGINNVKITDTINNMVAKGHYAEMYRNTQTRKDSIILTKRAVVITKVENDSLYMHGKKILVTGPPEDRVIRAFNNVRFYKTDMSGKCDSIHSNNKTGITQLIGKPVLWNNDNQMTGDVMHLIGNNKTEKLDSLKVLNNAFIVQKDTLSENGYNQIKGQNLYGKFKDNKLSQVDVIKNAEVIYYMYNDNNELVGIDKKVCSKLNFEFEDDQIISQTAFNQVEANTYPESEFPENARKLRGFVWRGDERIHSKEDIFPEDENILHEKILIESKKKALEEDIPMEVLKETLEYDKKNPKPKKKE